A genome region from Streptomyces sp. S4.7 includes the following:
- a CDS encoding TerD family protein, protein MGVSLSKGGNVSLTKAAPNLTAVTVGLGWDVRTTTGNDFDLDASALLTNAEGKVTGDGNFVFFNNLKSPDGSVEHTGDNTTGEGEGDDEAIKVNLAAVPADVDKIVFPVSIYEAETRQQSFGQVRNAFIRVVNQADNNELARYDLTEDASSETAMVFGELYRNGAEWKFRAIGQGYASGLRGIAQDFGVNV, encoded by the coding sequence GTGGGAGTCAGCCTCAGCAAGGGCGGCAACGTCTCGCTGACCAAGGCCGCGCCCAACCTGACCGCGGTCACCGTGGGTCTGGGCTGGGACGTCCGCACGACCACCGGAAACGACTTCGACCTCGACGCCAGCGCCCTGCTGACGAACGCCGAGGGCAAGGTCACGGGCGACGGGAACTTCGTCTTCTTCAACAACCTCAAGAGCCCCGACGGCTCCGTCGAGCACACCGGCGACAACACCACCGGTGAGGGCGAGGGCGACGACGAGGCGATCAAGGTCAACCTCGCCGCGGTCCCCGCGGACGTCGACAAGATCGTGTTCCCGGTCTCGATCTACGAGGCCGAGACCCGCCAGCAGTCCTTCGGCCAGGTGCGCAACGCGTTCATCCGCGTCGTCAACCAGGCGGACAACAACGAACTGGCGCGGTACGACCTGACCGAGGACGCTTCGAGCGAGACCGCCATGGTCTTCGGAGAGCTTTACCGAAACGGCGCCGAGTGGAAGTTCCGCGCCATCGGACAGGGGTATGCCTCTGGCCTGCGTGGCATCGCGCAGGACTTCGGCGTCAACGTCTGA
- a CDS encoding peroxiredoxin, translating into MTGTARKAPAPKGIPVGSQAPDFALKDNHGRTVRLFDLRGGQGADGGVVGGPDGGVDGAQDSDGDGRNVVLVFYPFAFTGVCTGELHALRDQLPSFVNDDTQLLAVSTDSIHTLRIFAEQEDLEFPLLSDFWPHGETSRAYGIFDEEKGCALRGTFVIDKRGVVRWSVVNGLPDARDLDEYVKALAAL; encoded by the coding sequence ATGACAGGGACGGCACGGAAGGCGCCGGCGCCGAAGGGGATTCCCGTCGGCAGCCAGGCGCCCGACTTCGCCCTGAAGGACAACCACGGGCGGACCGTACGCCTCTTCGACCTGCGCGGCGGCCAGGGCGCCGACGGGGGCGTCGTCGGCGGCCCGGACGGCGGCGTCGACGGCGCTCAGGACAGCGACGGCGACGGCAGGAACGTGGTGCTGGTCTTCTACCCGTTCGCCTTCACCGGCGTGTGCACCGGCGAGCTCCACGCACTGCGCGACCAACTGCCCTCCTTCGTCAACGACGACACCCAGCTGCTCGCCGTCTCCACCGACTCCATCCACACCCTGCGGATCTTCGCCGAGCAGGAAGACCTGGAGTTCCCGCTGCTGTCGGACTTCTGGCCGCACGGCGAGACCTCACGGGCGTACGGGATCTTCGACGAGGAGAAGGGCTGCGCGCTGCGCGGCACCTTCGTCATCGACAAGCGGGGCGTGGTGCGCTGGTCGGTCGTCAACGGGCTGCCGGACGCACGTGATCTCGACGAGTACGTCAAGGCTCTCGCTGCTCTGTGA
- a CDS encoding DUF3052 domain-containing protein has product MSATADHAEERTNVAARLGFEPGQVVQEIGYDEDVEQELRESIEAVIGQELVDEDYEDVADAVVLWFRDDDGDLTDALVDAIGLIDEGGAVWLLTPKTGRDNYVEPSDINEAAQTAGLAQTKSINAGKDWTGSRLVTPKAAKSKR; this is encoded by the coding sequence GTGAGCGCGACCGCGGACCACGCGGAGGAACGAACCAACGTTGCCGCGAGGCTTGGGTTCGAACCCGGACAGGTGGTCCAGGAGATCGGCTACGACGAAGACGTCGAGCAGGAGCTCCGTGAGTCCATCGAGGCCGTCATCGGCCAGGAGCTCGTCGACGAGGACTACGAGGACGTGGCCGACGCCGTCGTTCTGTGGTTCCGCGACGACGACGGCGACCTGACGGACGCGCTGGTGGACGCCATCGGTCTGATCGACGAAGGCGGGGCGGTCTGGCTGCTGACGCCCAAGACCGGCCGTGACAACTACGTCGAGCCCAGCGACATCAACGAGGCCGCCCAGACCGCCGGCCTGGCGCAGACCAAGAGCATCAACGCCGGCAAGGACTGGACGGGCAGCCGGCTGGTCACGCCCAAGGCGGCGAAGTCGAAGCGCTGA
- the aceE gene encoding pyruvate dehydrogenase (acetyl-transferring), homodimeric type: protein MASGSDRNPIIIGGLPSQVPDFDPEETREWLDSLDAAVDERGRERARYLMLRLIERAREKRVAVPEMRSTDYVNTIATKDEPFFPGNEEIERKVLNATRWNAAVMVSRAQRPGIGVGGHIATFASSASLYDVGFNHFFRGKDGGDGGDQIFFQGHASPGIYARAFLLDRLSEAQLDAFRQEKSKAPDGLSSYPHPRLMPDFWEFPTVSMGLGPLGAIYQARMNRYMEARGIADTSRSHVWAYLGDGEMDEPESLGQLSIAAREGLDNLTFVVNCNLQRLDGPVRGNGKIIQELESQFRGAGWNVIKLVWDRSWDPLLAQDRDGVLVNRLNTTPDGQFQTYATETGAYIREHFFGDDQRLRAMVEGMSDEQILHLGRGGHDHKKVYAAYAAAKAHKGQPTVILAQTVKGWTLGPNFEGRNATHQMKKLTVADLKGFRDRLHLPITDRELEDGQPPYYHPGRDSEEIQYMHDRRKGLDGYVPTRVVRSKPLALPGDKTYAAAKKGSGQQSIATTMAFVRVLKDLMRDKEIGKRFVLIAPDEYRTFGMDAFFPSAKIYNPLGQQYESVDRELLLAYKESPTGQMLHDGISEAGCTASLIAAGSAYATHGEPLIPVYVFYSMFGFQRTGDQFWQMADQLARGFVLGATAGRTTLTGEGLQHADGHSQLLASTNPGCVSYDPAFGYEIAHIMEDGLRRMYGQPHPGEDPDVFYYLTVYNEPIQHPAEPADVDVEGILKGVYRFKRGESGSIPAQIMASGVAVPWAVEAQRILAEQWDVRADVWSATSWNELRREAVDVERYNLLHPEEEQRVPYVTRKLSGAEGPFVAVSDWMRAVPDQISRWVPGTYQSLGADGFGFADTRGAARRFFHIDAESIALTVLTELAREGKVDRSLLKQAVDRYQLLDVAAADPGAAGGDA from the coding sequence GTGGCTTCCGGATCCGATCGCAACCCGATCATCATTGGCGGCCTTCCCAGCCAGGTCCCGGACTTTGATCCCGAGGAGACCCGGGAGTGGCTCGACTCGCTCGATGCCGCCGTCGACGAACGGGGGCGTGAGCGCGCCCGCTATCTGATGCTCCGCCTGATCGAGCGCGCGCGCGAGAAGCGCGTGGCCGTGCCCGAGATGCGCAGCACCGACTACGTCAACACCATCGCCACCAAGGACGAGCCGTTCTTCCCCGGCAACGAGGAGATCGAGCGGAAGGTCCTCAACGCGACCCGCTGGAACGCCGCGGTGATGGTCTCCCGCGCGCAGCGCCCCGGGATCGGCGTCGGCGGTCATATCGCCACCTTCGCGTCCTCCGCCTCCCTGTACGACGTGGGCTTCAACCACTTCTTCCGGGGCAAGGACGGCGGTGACGGCGGCGACCAGATCTTCTTCCAGGGGCACGCGTCCCCGGGTATCTACGCCCGCGCCTTCCTGCTGGACCGGCTGAGTGAGGCGCAGCTCGACGCCTTCCGTCAGGAGAAGTCGAAGGCGCCGGACGGGCTGTCCAGCTATCCGCATCCGCGGCTGATGCCGGACTTCTGGGAGTTCCCGACGGTGTCGATGGGGCTCGGTCCGCTGGGCGCGATCTACCAGGCGCGGATGAACCGCTACATGGAGGCGCGCGGGATCGCGGACACGTCGCGGTCGCATGTGTGGGCGTATCTGGGCGACGGTGAGATGGACGAGCCGGAGTCGCTGGGTCAGCTGTCGATCGCGGCCCGTGAGGGTCTGGACAATCTGACGTTCGTCGTCAACTGCAACCTTCAGCGGCTCGACGGTCCGGTACGCGGCAACGGCAAGATCATCCAGGAGCTGGAGTCGCAGTTCCGGGGTGCGGGCTGGAATGTCATCAAGCTGGTCTGGGACCGGTCGTGGGACCCGCTGCTGGCGCAGGACCGGGACGGTGTGCTGGTCAACCGGTTGAACACGACGCCGGACGGTCAGTTCCAGACGTACGCGACGGAGACCGGCGCGTACATCCGTGAGCACTTCTTCGGTGACGACCAGCGGCTGCGCGCGATGGTCGAGGGCATGTCGGACGAGCAGATCCTGCATCTGGGCCGTGGTGGTCACGACCACAAGAAGGTGTACGCGGCGTACGCGGCGGCGAAGGCGCACAAGGGCCAGCCGACGGTGATCCTCGCGCAGACGGTGAAGGGCTGGACGCTGGGTCCGAACTTCGAGGGCCGTAACGCGACGCATCAGATGAAGAAGCTGACCGTCGCCGATCTGAAGGGCTTCCGCGACCGGCTGCACCTGCCGATCACGGACCGGGAGCTGGAGGACGGGCAGCCGCCGTACTACCACCCGGGCCGGGACTCTGAAGAGATCCAGTACATGCACGACCGCCGCAAGGGTCTGGACGGTTATGTGCCGACCCGTGTGGTGCGGTCGAAGCCGCTGGCCCTGCCGGGCGACAAGACGTACGCGGCGGCGAAGAAGGGGTCGGGTCAGCAGTCGATCGCCACCACGATGGCGTTCGTGCGGGTGCTGAAGGACCTCATGCGGGACAAGGAGATCGGCAAGCGTTTCGTGCTGATCGCGCCGGACGAGTACCGCACGTTCGGCATGGACGCGTTCTTCCCGAGTGCGAAGATCTACAACCCGCTGGGGCAGCAGTACGAGTCGGTCGACCGTGAGCTGCTGCTGGCGTACAAGGAGTCGCCGACCGGGCAGATGCTGCACGACGGCATCTCGGAGGCGGGCTGTACGGCGTCGCTGATCGCGGCGGGTTCGGCGTACGCGACGCACGGCGAGCCGCTGATCCCGGTGTACGTCTTCTACTCGATGTTCGGTTTCCAGCGGACCGGCGACCAGTTCTGGCAGATGGCGGACCAGTTGGCGCGCGGTTTCGTTCTGGGCGCGACCGCGGGTCGTACGACTCTGACCGGTGAGGGTCTTCAGCACGCGGACGGGCACTCGCAGTTGCTCGCCTCGACGAACCCGGGCTGTGTCAGTTACGACCCGGCGTTCGGCTACGAGATCGCGCACATCATGGAGGACGGGCTGCGCCGGATGTACGGGCAGCCGCATCCGGGCGAGGACCCGGACGTCTTCTACTACCTGACGGTCTACAACGAGCCGATCCAGCACCCGGCCGAGCCGGCGGACGTGGACGTCGAGGGCATCCTCAAGGGTGTCTACCGCTTCAAGCGGGGCGAGAGCGGCTCGATCCCGGCGCAGATCATGGCGTCCGGTGTGGCCGTGCCGTGGGCCGTCGAGGCGCAGCGGATCCTCGCCGAGCAGTGGGACGTGCGCGCGGACGTCTGGTCGGCGACGTCGTGGAACGAGCTGCGGCGTGAGGCCGTCGACGTGGAGCGGTACAACCTGCTCCACCCGGAGGAGGAGCAGCGTGTTCCGTACGTGACGCGCAAACTGTCGGGTGCCGAGGGCCCGTTCGTCGCGGTGTCGGACTGGATGCGTGCCGTGCCGGACCAGATCTCGCGCTGGGTGCCGGGGACGTACCAGTCGCTGGGTGCGGACGGTTTCGGTTTCGCGGACACGCGTGGCGCGGCGCGCCGGTTCTTCCACATCGACGCGGAGTCGATCGCCCTGACGGTACTCACGGAGCTCGCCAGGGAGGGCAAGGTGGACCGCTCGTTGCTGAAGCAGGCCGTGGACCGCTACCAGTTGCTGGACGTGGCGGCGGCGGACCCGGGCGCCGCGGGCGGCGACGCGTAG